A region from the Triticum aestivum cultivar Chinese Spring chromosome 3D, IWGSC CS RefSeq v2.1, whole genome shotgun sequence genome encodes:
- the LOC123075873 gene encoding F-box/FBD/LRR-repeat protein At1g13570-like isoform X1, protein MSTCKKTRAEATSVVSSDRLSSLPPKIKGNVLSRLDVREAVRTSTLSSTWRDAWTDMPKISLRDRNFTRTRFVTLVDMVLALHKGTIEEFDISSEKSYHDEFARWMLMLSRRSPRSVTIKLNSGPRYKISSCVFSIGDLKFLQLENCIISLPRAFQGFKSLTYLSLNNFSSTDRNIQNLISFCPVLKDLILTTFEGINQLNIQAPKLEYLRVYGDFEDINLEAPNLKVAILYLGHQAKAYQSVPIVHDKENHIKKSLGGLSEIKILGITGSFMKYLSKGRILTKLPSVFTRLENIYLNICFWDRRQVFAAYSLFQNAPNLKKLAVWVRMSYPSSTWDQCQARILEHTLQMQMDHLVTASVGCFRGLDNEVDFVGKLLSWAPALEEVKIEWKGETDCSMVFAKLLAMPRVSARAKVIVTF, encoded by the exons ATGAGTACCTGCAAAAAGACCAGGGCAGAAGCTACATCTGTTGTGAGTTCAGACAGACTGAGCAGTCTACCTCCAAAGATAAAGGGCAACGTCCTCTCCCGTTTGGATGTCAGAGAAGCGGTTAGGACTAGCACCTTATCAAGTACTTGGAGGGATGCATGGACAGATATGCCAAAAATATCTTTGCGCGATAGAAATTTTACGCGAACCAGGTTCGTTACGTTGGTCGATATGGTGCTAGCACTCCACAAGGGAACCATAGAAGAGTTTGATATATCAAGTGAAAAAAGTTACCACGATGAGTTCGCTAGGTGGATGCTCATGCTGTCAAGGAGATCACCAAGGTCAGTTACAATCAAGTTGAACTCAGGGCCAAGGTATAAGATTTCCTCATGCGTCTTTTCCATCGGTGATTTGAAGTTTCTGCAACTGGAAAACTGCATCATCAGCTTGCCCCGGGCATTCCAAGGTTTCAAGAGCCTAACCTACCTGAGCCTAAACAATTTCTCATCCACAGACAGGAATATCCAAAATCTGATCTCGTTCTGCCCCGTACTGAAAGATTTGATATTAACTACTTTTGAGGGCATCAACCAACTAAACATTCAAGCTCCTAAGCTAGAATATCTTCGTGTTTATGGGGACTTTGAAGACATTAATTTGGAGGCCCCTAATCTAAAGGTGGCCATCCTCTATCTAGGTCACCAAGCTAAAGCATATCAATCTGTTCCAATTGTGCATGACAAGGAAAACCATATCAAGAAGTCATTGGGAGGCCTAAGTGAGATCAAAATACTTGGAATCACTGGTAGTTTCATGAAG TATCTATCAAAAGGGCGTATACTTACAAAGCTCCCTTCTGTGTTTACTCGGCTCGAGAATATTTATCTTAATATATGCTTTTGGGACCGGAGGCAAGTCTTTGCTGCTTATTCATTATTTCAGAATGCCCCCAACTTGAAGAAGCTTGCGGTGTGGGTACGTATG AGTTACCCTTCGAGCACATGGGATCAGTGTCAGGCGAGGATTCTAGAGCATACGCTGCAAATGCAAATGGACCATCTCGTGACGGCTAGTGTTGGATGCTTCCGGGGTCTTGACAACGAAGTCGATTTCGTGGGAAAGTTACTGAGTTGGGCACCTGCTCTGGAAGAAGTGAAGATAGAATGGAAGGGCGAAACAGACTGCAGCATGGTTTTTGCCAAGCTATTAGCTATGCCGAGGGTGTCTGCCAGGGCCAAGGTCATTGTTACATTTTGA
- the LOC123075873 gene encoding F-box/FBD/LRR-repeat protein At1g13570-like isoform X2 — protein sequence MSTCKKTRAEATSVVSSDRLSSLPPKIKGNVLSRLDVREAVRTSTLSSTWRDAWTDMPKISLRDRNFTRTRFVTLVDMVLALHKGTIEEFDISSEKSYHDEFARWMLMLSRRSPRSVTIKLNSGPRYKISSCVFSIGDLKFLQLENCIISLPRAFQGFKSLTYLSLNNFSSTDRNIQNLISFCPVLKDLILTTFEGINQLNIQAPKLEYLRVYGDFEDINLEAPNLKVAILYLGHQAKAYQSVPIVHDKENHIKKSLGGLSEIKILGITGSFMKYLSKGRILTKLPSVFTRLENIYLNICFWDRRQVFAAYSLFQNAPNLKKLAVWSYPSSTWDQCQARILEHTLQMQMDHLVTASVGCFRGLDNEVDFVGKLLSWAPALEEVKIEWKGETDCSMVFAKLLAMPRVSARAKVIVTF from the exons ATGAGTACCTGCAAAAAGACCAGGGCAGAAGCTACATCTGTTGTGAGTTCAGACAGACTGAGCAGTCTACCTCCAAAGATAAAGGGCAACGTCCTCTCCCGTTTGGATGTCAGAGAAGCGGTTAGGACTAGCACCTTATCAAGTACTTGGAGGGATGCATGGACAGATATGCCAAAAATATCTTTGCGCGATAGAAATTTTACGCGAACCAGGTTCGTTACGTTGGTCGATATGGTGCTAGCACTCCACAAGGGAACCATAGAAGAGTTTGATATATCAAGTGAAAAAAGTTACCACGATGAGTTCGCTAGGTGGATGCTCATGCTGTCAAGGAGATCACCAAGGTCAGTTACAATCAAGTTGAACTCAGGGCCAAGGTATAAGATTTCCTCATGCGTCTTTTCCATCGGTGATTTGAAGTTTCTGCAACTGGAAAACTGCATCATCAGCTTGCCCCGGGCATTCCAAGGTTTCAAGAGCCTAACCTACCTGAGCCTAAACAATTTCTCATCCACAGACAGGAATATCCAAAATCTGATCTCGTTCTGCCCCGTACTGAAAGATTTGATATTAACTACTTTTGAGGGCATCAACCAACTAAACATTCAAGCTCCTAAGCTAGAATATCTTCGTGTTTATGGGGACTTTGAAGACATTAATTTGGAGGCCCCTAATCTAAAGGTGGCCATCCTCTATCTAGGTCACCAAGCTAAAGCATATCAATCTGTTCCAATTGTGCATGACAAGGAAAACCATATCAAGAAGTCATTGGGAGGCCTAAGTGAGATCAAAATACTTGGAATCACTGGTAGTTTCATGAAG TATCTATCAAAAGGGCGTATACTTACAAAGCTCCCTTCTGTGTTTACTCGGCTCGAGAATATTTATCTTAATATATGCTTTTGGGACCGGAGGCAAGTCTTTGCTGCTTATTCATTATTTCAGAATGCCCCCAACTTGAAGAAGCTTGCGGTGTGG AGTTACCCTTCGAGCACATGGGATCAGTGTCAGGCGAGGATTCTAGAGCATACGCTGCAAATGCAAATGGACCATCTCGTGACGGCTAGTGTTGGATGCTTCCGGGGTCTTGACAACGAAGTCGATTTCGTGGGAAAGTTACTGAGTTGGGCACCTGCTCTGGAAGAAGTGAAGATAGAATGGAAGGGCGAAACAGACTGCAGCATGGTTTTTGCCAAGCTATTAGCTATGCCGAGGGTGTCTGCCAGGGCCAAGGTCATTGTTACATTTTGA
- the LOC123075874 gene encoding F-box/FBD/LRR-repeat protein At1g13570, with product MVLSLHKGTIEQFDISGSESYHDEFARWMLMLSSRSPRSIIIELKSRPRYRIPSCIFSISHLKSLHLENCTISLPRVFQGFKSLTDLSLKFFSSTNMDIQNLISFCPVLTNLILNYFEGINRLNIQAPELEYLNVVGDFEDIDLDAPNLKAAILFHYHKSKAYQSIPIAHDKESHVKKSLGSLSEIKTLGISSSFMKYLSKACILTKLPIVFTRLEDIYLTICFWDQRQVLTVCSLFQNAPNLKKLLMWSYPGSTYDQDQASIQELTLQMQMNHLITVSVNDFRGLDHEVHFVAKLLSWAPALEEVRIEWKGEMDRSMVLTKLLALPRVSPRAKIIVT from the exons ATGGTGCTATCACTCCACAAGGGAACTATAGAACAGTTCGATATTTCGGGTAGTGAAAGCTATCATGATGAGTTCGCTAGGTGGATGCTTATGCTGTCAAGCAGATCACCAAGATCAATTATAATTGAGTTGAAGTCAAGGCCAAGGTATAGGATACCCTCGTGCATCTTTTCTATCAGCCATCTGAAGTCTCTGCACCTAGAAAATTGCACCATCAGCTTGCCCCGGGTATTCCAAGGTTTCAAGAGCCTAACTGACCTAAGCCTCAAATTTTTCTCCTCCACAAACATGGATATCCAAAATCTGATCTCATTCTGCCCTGTACTGACCAATTTGATACTAAATTATTTTGAGGGCATCAACCGTCTAAACATTCAGGCTCCTGAACTAGAATATCTTAATGTTGTTGGGGACTTTGAAGACATTGATTTGGATGCCCCTAATCTGAAGGCAGCCATTCTCTTCCATTATCACAAATCTAAAGCATATCAATCTATTCCAATTGCGCATGACAAGGAAAGCCATGTCAAGAAGTCATTGGGAAGCCTAAGTGAGATCAAAACACTTGGAATTTCTAGCAGTTTCATGAAG TATCTATCAAAGGCGTGCATACTTACGAAACTCCCTATCGTGTTCACTCGCCTGGAGGATATTTATCTTACGATATGCTTTTGGGACCAGAGGCAAGTCTTGACCGTGTGTTCATTGTTTCAGAATGCCCCTAACTTGAAGAAGCTTCTCATGTGG AGTTACCCTGGGAGCACATATGATCAGGATCAGGCGAGCATTCAAGAGCTTACCCTGCAAATGCAAATGAACCATCTCATAACGGTCAGTGTGAACGATTTTCGGGGTTTGGACCACGAAGTCCATTTCGTGGCAAAGCTATTGAGCTGGGCACCTGCTTTGGAAGAAGTGAGAATAGAGTGGAAGGGCGAAATGGACCGCAGCATGGTTCTTACTAAGCTATTAGCGCTGCCGAGGGTGTCTCCCAGGGCCAAGATCATCGTTACATGA
- the LOC123076670 gene encoding F-box/FBD/LRR-repeat protein At1g13570 encodes MSTCKKARAEATSFVGSDRLSSLPPEIKGDILSRLKVEEAVDALLSRRSPRSVIIKLNSGPRYRIPSCLFSIVDLKSLRLKNCIISLPRVFQGFKRLTYLSLSIFSSTDRDIQNLISFCPELTDLRLTSFEGINCLNIQAPKLEYLCVVGDIEDINLDAPNLDEAILCLDQKAKSYQSVPVAHNKESNVTSLESLSGIKKLGIIGTFMKGCILTKLPAVFTRLEDIGFMINFEDQRQVLTACSLLQNAPNLKKLLMWSDSSSTWDQDQASIQELTLQMQMDHLITACVKCFQGLDYEVEFVGKLLSCAPALEELKIEWEGEMARSIVLTKLLALPRVSPRAKIIVT; translated from the exons ATGAGTACGTGTAAAAAGGCCAGGGCGGAAGCTACATCTTTTGTGGGTTCAGACAGACTGAGCAGTCTACCTCCAGAGATAAAGGGCGACATCCTCTCCCGTTTGAAGGTCGAAGAAGCG GTGGATGCTCTGCTGTCAAGGAGATCACCAAGATCAGTTATAATCAAGTTGAACTCAGGGCCAAGGTATAGGATTCCCTCATGCCTCTTTTCTATCGTCGATCTGAAGTCTCTGCGACTGAAAAACTGCATTATCAGCTTGCCCCGGGTATTCCAAGGTTTCAAGAGACTAACTTACCTCAGCCTGAGCATTTTCTCCTCCACGGACAGGGATATCCAAAATTTGATCTCCTTTTGCCCTGAACTGACTGATTTGAGATTAACTTCTTTTGAGGGCATCAACTGTCTAAACATTCAAGCCCCTAAACTGGAATATCTTTGTGTTGTTGGGGACATTGAAGACATTAATTTGGATGCCCCTAATCTGGACGAGGCCATTCTCTGTCTTGATCAGAAAGCTAAATCGTATCAATCTGTTCCAGTTGCGCATAACAAGGAAAGCAATGTCACGTCATTGGAAAGCCTAAGTGGCATTAAAAAACTTGGAATTATTGGCACTTTCATGAAG GGGTGCATACTTACGAAGCTCCCTGCCGTGTTTACTCGCCTGGAAGATATTGGTTTTATGATAAATTTTGAGGATCAGAGACAAGTCTTGACCGCGTGTTCATTGTTACAGAATGCCCCTAACTTGAAGAAGCTTCTCATGTGG AGTGACTCTTCGAGCACATGGGATCAGGATCAGGCCAGCATTCAAGAGCTTACCCTGCAAATGCAAATGGACCATCTCATAACGGCCTGTGTGAAATGTTTCCAGGGTTTGGACTACGAAGTCGAGTTCGTGGGAAAGCTATTGAGCTGTGCACCTGCTTTGGAAGAATTGAAAATAGAGTGGGAGGGTGAAATGGCCCGCAGCATTGTTCTTACCAAGCTATTAGCTCTGCCGAGGGTGTCTCCCAGGGCCAAGATCATTGTTACATGA